A stretch of DNA from Malus sylvestris chromosome 9, drMalSylv7.2, whole genome shotgun sequence:
AGAGAATAAGACCTTCTGGGCTATCCAAAATCATCATCCAACACTATCTAGCTTTTATAATAAAAGTCGGCAACTTGGCATTTTGCATATTATTTCATTCCCTTAATTTTTTTGCCTTTGTGCATACTGCAAAGTGAAAAGTGGAGTGAACTTTTCTCACACAACTGCATACAATTTGCTGTGCACTTTTTGCTTCTTCGTGATCAAATATCCAAGCACGCACAAGTTAACATAAACTTGGAGTGTTTTAGCATAGTCTCGCTATGTAAAAGATTTTACAGATTGTCTATATGCAACTGGTAATATGTCAGTATTATTGTTGCTAACAAATATAGCATGTTACCGATGTATTTTCAACAAAATCGATGTACATACAAAACTTAGGCGTTCATCATATTGAGGATTTTTCTTTGTCAACTAATTACCGATTTGGTGCAATTATCAACACACCACAATGAAGTCAAGAATCCTTAATACGATAAAATCTACATATATCTATGATTTTGGTGCAACTTTGTTCTCCCATGTGCTGATCATGTGCACATATCTTTTGAAAAGGGTGAAGAAAATGCAGTATGTCCTTGTTGATGTAGATCCTACCCATGGAAACTCACTATTCATTTTGTTCTATGCACTCATGGTTAATGGATGGCAATTTGGAAtgaaaaaagtaaaaaccaCCAAATCGTATGATTAATTTGCAGATTCTGCTGCATGTTCAAATCAGAGGCGTTCCTTTCGAATACTGAGATAAGATATTCGTGACAGATTACATCCCATGAATGTCTTGTGTGGATGCACTTAAGGACCATGTCCTAAGTCAATCCACACCGTACACCGCCGGAGCTACTTCACCCTTGCAAGGCCATTCTTGCACAGAAAGTAATCTTCATCCTTGGTTAAAAAGGGTGCACATATTAATGCATGCATCTGGACATTCGTTTGAGTTGCTATGAGTGTTTGCAGGTGATGATGAAGTTAGAATCTGTCTAAAGGAGTGAAGGGAAATCAGAGATGCAGATGCTCAACCCAGTACATCACAGATTCTGGTATCTTCTTGAGTTTGATTGGACAAAATTCGGAGCAACCAACACACATCCAGCTTTAAATTTTCTATAAGCTCCATATGCGTCAAGCTACTTTCAGCGGCTGAACTTTAATTGGTTTCACTTTCACATATCATTGAGCCAATGTGTCTATTTGTCTTAAGTTTCACTTTCAGATATCCTTGAGCCTCTAGTAGCTATTAATATGAGTCGCAGCTAAACTTCGAAAATAAGTAGTCAATACAGTAGTCCAATATTCAATACATAATCCTTTCGCACAAAACAGAATGAAGTGTAGCTAGCaatgttttaatttttgagaaaattgagGACGAACGTTGATGAAAATAAGGCCGTGTAAAGATTGGAGGTCATAGGTTTTTCTGATGAAATATGAGCTGTGATTGCTTGCATAAATTAAGTAGCATTTTAACTTGTAGACAGCACAATCACAATGCCACTAGCAAATAAAGCAGACAGGACCTCCATCATATTCCCTATAAGGAACTCGAATATCCTATCGACGGAATGTCATGGTTAGAGTTAACAATGGCATTCAATCACCTTTCACTTCTTTCACCATCGTTCAGCGGTTAAGAAATTTAGATCAACCTCCGAATCGGATATACATGGAAAACTGCTTCTTGGATGCCATTTTTTCATTTCGTTAAAAGCTGCAATTAGTAGATCATAGACCGTAATCGAGCTGGTGGACCTTTTTGCGGTATAAGTTGGGTTCAGTAAAAATATGCCTCTAGCAAAGTTCTTGAGGGTAGACAAGTGAGTCCAGTAAGTTGGCACTACTGAAATGTATATCCCGTGTGGAAAGAGCAAGACTCTAGAAGAATCAAGCtccaaaacaaaagcaaagaaAGCTCCATGTGCTTCAAGAAAACAAGCAACTGTTGCAGAATTGTAAATTCATGGATAATTACTTCTAAACATTGAAGTTGAAATTTCTGAGAATGttaaatttttagttaaaaacaTGTAAATGCATTTACAACACAGAATTTGCAAGGAGATTGAGAACAATATACAGAATTACCAATCACACTTCACACATCTCAATAATTTAGACCAACTAAACTGGAAAAAGATACACTAAATATCAGTAGCAGACTTAAGTAATATGACTAAAAACCAGCACAAGTGTTATTTGAAGAGATAGGGTCATCTTTCATCTTTTGAATGTCGTAACTAGAATGATGGAACAATGCCATATCCATTTTCCGCCATCAGCGTTGTGGAGAACATTTGGTCGACTTCAACTTCCATTTCAGTTCGCTTTGCAAATCGGCCCTTGATTCGGGGTCTGGTCTCGGCGTAGGCcttccttgaggcataccggattgttttctcaaacttcctcgtctttttcttctctctgtaCCTGAGAACCCTGGCCTCCCTGTCCATTGGACTTAGTTGGGTTGGCATTTGAATGGAAGATCCACTGAAAAGGTCAATAGTTCCTGTGGGAGTTCTCGGGTGTGAAATTGAGATATCGCTCATTGTTGAATTCGGTACAACTCCAACATCCATGGATGAAACAGAAACCTATTACATGACCAAAGGAAAACAGCAGCATATTTAATTGCTAGCTCAAATGGCtttgaaaatgaaaatatgtgGAAATATAAGGTACAGTAAAACCTCTTTATAGCGAAATTTTTTTGGATAATCCACAATGACATCATGTGCGATGAGCTAACTGAGTTACTCAAAGCAAAATGAGAGCATAAATCCTGTTAAGTAACAATTATCTATGGATAAACTTGAAAAGGCAAATTTTCTAAGCAAATCATGACAATTTGGTGCAGCTCATTTGGACCTGATTCTATTTTCTCCGACTTGGAGTTAAAAAGGGGAAGGCAAAAGAAAGGGAATGCAAACATTCGTGCTGTTCGATTCCACCCtttgaacaacaaaagcaaAGAAGAAGAGCTTACAAAAGTGCTGACAAATTGCAATTTTTATTCATTAGTGAGTAGCATTGACTGATACGAAAAATAAATGGTTGAAGTTGAAAATAGAAGAGGTAATAGTTGTGAAAATCAAATCTACCAGCTAAAACACCCTTAGCACTTAGTATTACATAGCATTGAAGTCACACTCTATAAATTGTATTTATGTGCAAAAACTTAATATTTGTGTACCATTGTAGAAAGAAAAGTTTATGTGGATAGAATTACATGGCAATCTATCAAAGCTCAGAAGGtgtacaaattaaaaagaaaaatgaaaaaagtgTGATAGTGTAGTGGAGCACAGAAATTAGACTTGATTAGATTATTAGGAGGAGCACAATTAGGGTTTCCAAGATAAACCACCGGATACGCTGATtaaaacatgtttttcaaattaTCTAGGGTTTTGACTTCTGATAATCACAGTTTAACAAATTATCAACATTAACTGGagtagttaattaattaacagtAACCATGATTAGACAGTAGAGTAAAGAGAACTAAGAAGCTTACACTGTGACTTAGAGAACCATTGTAACTGTATGCAGCTTTTGAGGACTCATACTCCAAACCCAACTGATGAAAACTTTGCTTCTGCAGCTGCTGCATCTGGTGGGCTTTCGCTACTTCTCCATACTGATGAACTGGCACAACACTATCTCCTCCATAATTCTTGTGTGCGACCCCATAATGTTGTTCCTGCTGCTGTTCTTGCTGATGATGATCAGTGAACTGATTATTCTGATCAGCACATGAGTTGTACTCCACAAGATCCAAATACTCATCAACGTCCACTCCAAAGAAAAGCCCATTGTTCTttgtgttgttgttgttattgtttttcACTGGGTTGAGCAACAACCATGATGCTGCCTCATCCTCATCTTCCTCATCAATGGTTTCATCTCCTTCCTGGTTCATAAACCCATCCTCCATCTCCGCCGTGGCGGACCTCCCCAACTTCATCCTGCCATGTTCAATTGCCTGAGGGCCGTACAGGCAACCAGAAATAGGCAGGATGGGCACGCGCTGGTGGCGCCTCGCCAGAGGATTGGCAGAGTGGATGTCCGCGTCGCAGGCCGTGCAGAGCGAGGCCGAATCCGCTTTGCACAGAAAAGCGGCTGGGGCACGCTCGCACGCCTCGCATACCCTCACACGCTCATGGTGCGACGCCACACAATTGACCGCATGAATGGTGGCGTCGCAGCCCGAGCACAGGTACGCCGAGTCTGCACGACAGAACACCGTGCAAGCTGCTGCCCGGCACGTGTCGCAAACACGTGCGCAGTTGTTGTTGGCAGCAGTCCCATTGCTCTGATCTTCCTTCAACATCTCTCTCTCGACTTCTCAGACTCTAAAATTTTGCGTAATAATTGAGTTGTGAGTCCTGTGACTTGTGAGTGCGGAGGGAGAGGCAGCCTGGGGGTCTAACAGTAGGCAGAGTGCCAAAGGAACAATGGGGCGGGAAGGAATCAGGAAGCGACACGTGGAAAATAATAAGTGGTCTAGAAAAGTTACGTTATCTTGTGGTTGGCTGTGAATGAGAATTCTCTCcggattctttttgttttgtgagaATTCGAGAAatcttttaattatatttatttattgtaaatTGTACGATTAGTTTTCATATATtcacttttaaataaaaattttataataatttatgatcatacaatatacgatgaacgaacgtGATTGGAAGATTTTCGAGATCCTCACAAATCCTCATTCGGTTGGCTATGCTTCGTGGGGTGTGGGTTCCCCTGTCAAGTCGGAGGTTCTTGTGGGGTCCATGGCTGGCTACTAGGGATACTAGAGCTTTTGCGCTGGCCCACCCTGAGCAGCTTAGATTCGGGGAGTACATGTGGCAAATGCAGTAGAAGATGTGGTGGAGAAGGCTTGGGTGGTTTTGCCGCCAGTTGGATGGAACAGTAGTTCAATCTCACtaccaagaaaaagaaaagactcGTGTTTTCTGCTTGCTTGGATAATGTAACGAAGAAATGACACGAGATGTATGGATGGGATTCATCAGACTACAACAGGGCAAAATGGAGAAAAGGAAAAACTCGGATTCTTGTAGCAAATAGTTCAACTATATACTGTGATCATTTGGATATATTGTGGGCGCTAAGACTGTGATATTTGTAATCAATTATGCATTGCTATATGAAAAAATTAAACATGTGCTGACGCATAATAAGTTTGGAACACTTTCCATCCTTACGTCCCCAATTCATATAAGTTTCTCTCGTCGATATGGCATGTATCGATACTGAGTACTCTAGTATAATATTGATGTGGTAATTAGTTTGACATATGGTTAGTAAAGTAAGAATGATATAGACATGCATCTACAATGCCAATTTGCTTGGCTGGTGGGGAGTTGTCAAGCCTGTCACATAGAACCACATAATTTATCACATATCAAGATCAATCACAGGGTAGAGATGAATCCCCATGAAAGCTACACCAATTCCCTAAAACAAactaggaaaaattagtatccggtccttattttctaatgttcattgattaaaatcttattagcttttaaattttgatcaaagtccctagcattaatatattaatgaattacatgtaagttacataattttataataaaaattagtaactgatttagagttttaatacttacacccttattaaactcctaattaattttcaattcaaatatttccaaaaaataaaaaataaaattagaataagtttgtagccactaaatttttataaacaaaaattcaaaattttaatcttatgtgtacccattcttaaatataccaatttgttatatgaaaaatgtaccatttttaatataaaatgtacctgttttttatataaaattcattcaatcttttctctaatccatttttaaacttatataggtacattctatttcgttgaattgagaatgtatccatgtctagttcaatagaagaaatttaataatgttattaagtcTAATATCTTATGTTTTTGTCTTTGAATAACGTACCTATGTTTTGGTACAATCattttttcgttagtttttatgaatgtacacacacacacccaataTATTGGAAATTAtaattcatctttaatatttttaatcccataaattataagttttatttaaaatttcatcattataaataactacaaatttcatttttaatttaaaaatataataacctacatagaaatacattattacattaatgtcagggacttcgatcaaaaactaaaaaacacAAGGATTTAAATCAAAGAACATTGGTAGTTAGAGACTGCATCCGAAGTGTCCCAACAAACTATAAAGCAAATTTCGTGTTGTTGTCACATTACTAAAGAAAAAAGTTCACTATAATTTGCCGACCACAAGAAAGGTGAATAAATATGGTGTGTTTTCCCCTACGATGTGGCATTTGACAAGCTTCAAATTGCATGGTGTCTCCTTTTAATACTACTTTAAGGATTAATCAATTCGAAGTTATGTTAAAAGAAAGATTTTATTTGATATAAAACTCACTAATTTTTTATGTTCATCAACtttaataatatcatttggatatatgtttttttgttaACGGAATGGAATAATTTGAACTTAGGTCAAACATAAATTTTAGATTAATTAAATCCTAATTTCACCTTACAACTAAACGAcgttataatttatatattgcCTTGATCTTATAAATAACGAAAATGAGTTTGTAGAATTAAAGAAGTTCATAACTAATGAAAGGTAGTGCTTGATCACCTTGTATTGGTGAAATTATAGACTGGAAACCACATATGATTACTCCATGTAAATCCATCTATAATATGACATTAAAAGTACTAACTCTGAGAAATGATTGATTTGAACAAGATTGAACCACGAGCACCAATGAACAAGCAAAGATCTTCCTATCTCTCCACGCCTTATGCACTCCTATATGGGGTAGGTTTTTGTGCTAGAATAATGTGTATGGAAATGGGAACCTAAGCCTTATATTTAATTATAGGTGAGAGTATTAGATTTCTTGCCCATAAAGAAAACCTTAATACATATTTTTAGCATATCCAGAATCCATGATCTAATAGGATAGATATTCCcattgattattgttttatttcaccGTCAAGTAATCAAGATAAATATTACTTCCTATCTTGTATCTTaatcaattaggactcctaaaTAGATGTAAGCCCAATAAAAGTCTTACACTCCaccttgcaaaaaaaaaaaaaaacccagaagcaTAGACCAACATATCAAATGTGTTGCTAAATTGAGAATGTATGCATGGGATTTTGCTACAGGCACAAGTGCGTTATTGATTTGTGATATTACAATTAATCGCGGAAATAGTAAGTATCTCTCTCTCAAGAGAGAGAATTGGCAGTTCTGGATCGAACATGTGTAATACTGAGTTGGATGTTGAGTTGTATAACTTCGTCAGCAACACTCTCACTCCCCTGTTAGTATTCAGTGGTGACATGGAACCAATTGAGTACTTCAGTACGAATTAGGATTCTCTCTTGATCTTACTATCCGGAGCCAACCAGACCTTtttaagagaaagagagaggtgcACGCCTTTGTTTTGTGTGATGAGAACTATTGGAATAGGTTAATGAAAACTGCATAATTCAATTTGAATGGTCCGAATTTCTTAATATGTGAACTCCGATCAGTGAGATCTAGACAGGGATCTCAACTCCTCCAGTACGATACATCTATAGCAGCACAGATGCTGAGTCAGACAATCCATATGGGCCAAATTCCTGCAGTCAATAGGATACTGCCACTTAAGAGACTAGATTAGGATGCACCTCTACCACAAGTTGTATGTATACATGTCTCTATCACTTTCAGCTGGACATATTTACTGCTTTGCCCAGCTCAGGTTCTTTTTCCCTAACCATTCCATGCAGTGTTGGTTCAGTAGTGTTTGCATTCAATTGCTCATCTGCACCTTCTTGTCTTGATCAACAACCTGTTATCAAAGCTCAAAATCAATACTTTTGTATCCAAATTTTTCTTAATATTTACAAACTAGTGGTATTGGAAAAATACGGAACCGAACACAAGAACAAGATAAAATTCTGAACTAACTAAGCTACAAACTCATTATTTTTGTATCAAATCTTGTTTTTTACAAGGCGACTATCTGAACTACTCTACTTTATGTGAGTAGAGCTTTGAACTCATGCTCGACGAATTCAACATATTATCTTAATCAACTAACATAACTCGCTGTGCTATTCCCATCATCGACCTAATTAAATCTTTAAATATCCATTATCGTGAaacccgggggggggggggggagggggggcgCTTTTCTTTTTGTGAGGTTAGGCCCAAGGACCTTGGAAAACCGGAAAATGGCTAGAGATTGTTCACCATTTGGACCTTGAGTACCGACCATGGGCCTTGATAATAGTATGTAGTTTCTTATTTCAGTTTATAAAACTTCATTTCTAGCATATTAGGTAAGTTGTGTTTCCATGAGTTAAAAGGAGCACTAAACAAACAATAAAGCACGTCTCAATACACATTTGTTATTCATTTAGTGTCCTTAAGTGAAAAGAGTCTAGTGTTTATTGAAGATTTGTGAAAGGTTCCATTGGTGCATATTTCCAAACTAATTCTACACATGAGGTGAAATTGACACCCATAGTAGTATAATCTCAATTGTAAAGTTAAATGCGTTACGTTACGTGTCACACTATAATTTGTTGTAACATAAAATACAAGAGATGTTAACTCGAAGGTCGAGTATAAGAATACCTGATGAACTCCAATCTCGCTaaaaagacaaaagaaaaacaatagtCAGTCTTGATATACATCTTTGTGTGCTATCCCTTGAGTcgttttttcaataaaaaaaatgaggtCGCTGTCAAGTTAGCCAATTCAGGATTGCTCGTCTTGCCTTGCCTTGTTGACATGCAGCTCCACTCTCGGACCCTCTCCCTTTTCTGCATACGAATTTTTGGGCATCTCGGCCCAAATGTCCGTCTCCCTTTCttgatgattttcattttttgccTAGTCGTCTTGTTTCCAATACTCTCTCCGAATCCGAAAAGAATGAATAACCGTAACTTATCATCAGTTGTCGtccctttaaataaaaataaaaagataaaaagtgTAGCGCGGAAAAACATTTCTTAGTTATTACGAGTGTTAAATCTCGTTTGGATGTATTtttaaaggggtgtgctatctacacacctcattttacttctcacacatctcttgataatttttgtcgattgatcttcttcaattcattcgatctgacggccgaaaattaaaaaggtgtgtgagaagtaaaatagggtgtgtggatatcacacccctttttaaAATAAAGCGTTTTTtacgaaaatatttttagaaccaattcttagtaaaaattcaagtaaatttaaaaaaatcacttaaatgttttcaatcattttaaaaacacatctaAACGAGCATTAATTGTTAAAAGTAATGGACTGTAAAATGGACTTTATTGGATTGAGGAGCAAAAGACCTGATGCCATGCCAGTGCAGTGATCAGAATCTTCTGTTTCATAGGCGTTCAAATTCACATAAGTCTCAACTTTGTTGCTGCCGCCACCGCCGATCACGCACTCTGTTTCTCCGGtaaccttcttcctccttcctccgtCCTCTATGTATGTTTGTTTGAATAAACAATAAATACTTGTGGTGGTTTCTTTGTATAAAataccaagattgatgtggaagtttgagaattttttacTGCTGGGTTTTTCTCAGTATGATTTTGGATTTGATCTTCTTCATATGCTTAGTTGGTTAGTAAAAGTTTGGGAATTTGGCTAAAATTATCATAAGTTTCAATTGCTGAACTGATCAAAATTAAATATCAACGACATAACGATGAatcaaatttggatgatctaCTGAAAAATCATACCTTaaattttctatcttttttATCAGATCAGAATTGATAACAAAGAAATGGAATCTTTTTTCCCCATTTTTAGGACTTGAAATGTTTGAGAAGTGAGACCCGTgtgtttaattttcaaattttctttgattttctttaatttttttcagaATTATGGCATCTGGGATGTGCCTATAATTGGATTACCTAagtaaatttttcaaatttattgtTTCTATATGTtgcaaaaccgagcgcaatggatTCATGCAGCCAactccacttagtgggataaggttttgttgttgtattttttCTATATGTGCTAGATTtatgtacattttacaaaatgtATTTGATTGTTTTTCAGCAAAAAAAGTTGTCTGCTTTGTGGTATCATTGAACACACTTCCCTTTTTGCTTGGGGATGTCTTCAAGCACTAAATTGTATGCAGTTTTGTTTTATACTCCTTATTTTGCTTATTCGTCATGGCAGCAGATCATGATACCTTGGTGAAAATCTTCGGTTTTAAATGGATAACGggtagtttcaaattttggtCTTGTACTCAGATAAATGCCAGCTTCCAACTGCAGTTATGGTCTGAGAGAGCTGCTTGGGAAAGTATTGAAGAGGAATACAAAAAGAATTGATCAGTCTTCTGGTAATGAGATTACTGAGATGGAAAGCGTTACAAAAAAAGATAGAATTAGCAATCTGCCTTGGGATGTATTGGACGGGATCCTCGTTCGCTTGCCTTTGAAAGAAGTTGTGAGGACTAGCATCTTATCTAGCAGGTGGAGACATAAATGGACTGGCATTTCACAGTTTGTTATTGATGACAAATGCATACCACGCCGGATATCAGACAAAGTCGCAAGATGGGAATCGATCATGGAAATTCTTCATCAAGTTCAATTGCATCACACCGGTCCTATAGAAAAGTTTAAGCTTGCTGCTTATTGCCGGCCAGACCATTCTGATTTAGACCAGTGGATTCATTATTTAACTGACAAAGGTCTCAAGGAGTTCATCCTGCAGGAGTTTGATACTATAAAACGTTTTAACTTGCCTTTTTGTCTATTCTCATGTCCACTTTTGAATCGCTTGGAGCTTTTCGGTTGTAGAATCAAGCCATCTTCTGAAGCTATCGGATTCAAGAGCCTTGCGAACCTCCATCTTAATGAAGTTTGTGTAACTGGTGGCATGCTAGAATGTTTGGTTCTAAACTCCCCGGTTCTTGAAAGATTGACACTGTTAAACATTGATCATCAAATTGTTCTTAGAATTGGCAACGCGAATCTCAAGTATCTGAAAGTAGATTCCAACTTTGGTGACATATATCTTGAAAATAGTCCATCTCTGGCTAGCGTTGACATTGGCTTGAGGGTGAGGGTCATACCGCTATATTTTGGGTCCGAAGAAGGGAATCTAAACAGGGTTATAGGCTGTCTACATGCTATCAAGAAACTGACCCTATCCAGTGCCATGCTAGCGGTaatgtttctcttctttttttcacggttttgtttagcCTCTTTCGCTATTTGGTTGGCATAACGTTTGTTTATGTCTGATATGATCGTtgctttcatttgtttttactttCTAGTTTCTGGGCAATAATGACATACCAGACAAACTTCCTACTCTGCTTCGGCATCTGTCAGTTCTCGAACTCAAGGACGTACGGTTGGATTCTTTGATAGAAGTGTTGGTTTGTGTCTGCATTTTTCGAAGTGCTCCAAATTTAGAGGAACTACACCTTTCAGTAAGTTTCTCTGAACAACTAGCAATTTAGTTCAAGCATTTTTCATCTGCTCTAGGACTTTGAATTACAAGATGACTTTggtttttgatttgtttttcgtTTTTGGACTTACAGGTTGCTGATACAACTGAGTATTCCAGACCTGCTGCTGACTTCCTCATCACTAAGTTGTCAAACCATTACTTCGAAAAACTTAAAGTAGCGAAGATAAGAGCGGTACAAAATGTTCAAAATGAGACGATATTCATCCAGCTCTTACTCGCTCATTCGCCCCTGCTGAAAAGAATGACCATTGTACATTATGGAAGCAGATTTCTTCCAACAGAAGCGCTGGAGCAATCTGTGCCGGCTTCAAAGGAT
This window harbors:
- the LOC126582991 gene encoding zinc finger protein CONSTANS-LIKE 2-like, with the translated sequence MLKEDQSNGTAANNNCARVCDTCRAAACTVFCRADSAYLCSGCDATIHAVNCVASHHERVRVCEACERAPAAFLCKADSASLCTACDADIHSANPLARRHQRVPILPISGCLYGPQAIEHGRMKLGRSATAEMEDGFMNQEGDETIDEEDEDEAASWLLLNPVKNNNNNNTKNNGLFFGVDVDEYLDLVEYNSCADQNNQFTDHHQQEQQQEQHYGVAHKNYGGDSVVPVHQYGEVAKAHQMQQLQKQSFHQLGLEYESSKAAYSYNGSLSHSVSVSSMDVGVVPNSTMSDISISHPRTPTGTIDLFSGSSIQMPTQLSPMDREARVLRYREKKKTRKFEKTIRYASRKAYAETRPRIKGRFAKRTEMEVEVDQMFSTTLMAENGYGIVPSF
- the LOC126582993 gene encoding F-box/FBD/LRR-repeat protein At1g13570-like, yielding MPASNCSYGLRELLGKVLKRNTKRIDQSSGNEITEMESVTKKDRISNLPWDVLDGILVRLPLKEVVRTSILSSRWRHKWTGISQFVIDDKCIPRRISDKVARWESIMEILHQVQLHHTGPIEKFKLAAYCRPDHSDLDQWIHYLTDKGLKEFILQEFDTIKRFNLPFCLFSCPLLNRLELFGCRIKPSSEAIGFKSLANLHLNEVCVTGGMLECLVLNSPVLERLTLLNIDHQIVLRIGNANLKYLKVDSNFGDIYLENSPSLASVDIGLRVRVIPLYFGSEEGNLNRVIGCLHAIKKLTLSSAMLAFLGNNDIPDKLPTLLRHLSVLELKDVRLDSLIEVLVCVCIFRSAPNLEELHLSVADTTEYSRPAADFLITKLSNHYFEKLKVAKIRAVQNVQNETIFIQLLLAHSPLLKRMTIVHYGSRFLPTEALEQSVPASKDVEIFNLCV